A section of the Humulus lupulus chromosome 2, drHumLupu1.1, whole genome shotgun sequence genome encodes:
- the LOC133818617 gene encoding putative cytochrome c biosynthesis ccmC-like mitochondrial protein has product MSVSLLQPYFLMSKTRSYAQIIIGSRLFLTAMAIHLSLRVAPLDLQQGGNSRIPYVHVPAARMSILVYIATAISTLFFLLTKHPLFLRSSGTGTEMGAFFTLFTLVTGGFRGRPMWGTFWVWDARLTSVFISFLIYLGALRFQKLPVELASISIRAGPIDIPIIKSSVNWWNTSHQPGSISRSGTSIHVPMPIPILSNFANSPFSTCILFVLETRLPIPSFPESPLTDEIEAREGIPKPSSLAESLSIHG; this is encoded by the coding sequence ATGTCCGTTTCGTTATTACAACCTTATTTTTTGATGTCAAAGACCAGAAGCTACGCGCAAATTATCATTGGATCTCGGTTGTTCTTAACAGCGATGGCTATTCATTTAAGTCTTCGGGTAGCACCACTAGATCTTCAACAAGGTGGAAATTCTCGTATTCCGTATGTACATGTTCCTGCGGCTCGGATGAGTATTCTTGTTTATATCGCTACGGCTATAAGCACCTTATTTTTCCTATTAACAAAACATCCCCTTTTTCTTCGCTCTTCCGGAACCGGTACAGAAATGGGTGCTTTTTTTACGTTGTTTACCTTAGTTACTGGGGGGTTTCGGGGAAGACCTATGTGGGGCACCTTTTGGGTGTGGGATGCTCGTTTAACCTCTGTATTCATTTCGTTCCTTATTTACCTGGGTGCACTGCGTTTTCAAAAGCTTCCTGTCGAACTGGCTTCTATTTCAATCCGTGCTGGACCGATCGATATACCAATAATCAAGTCTTCAGTCAACTGGTGGAATACATCGCATCAACCTGGGAGCATTAGCCGATCTGGTACATCAATACATGTTCCTATGCCCATTCCAATCTTGTCTAACTTTGCTAACTCCCCCTTCTCAACCTGTATCTTGTTTGTTCTAGAAACACGTCTTCCTATTCCATCTTTTCCCGAATCTCCTTTAACGGACGAAATAGAAGCTCGAGAAGGAATACCAAAACCTAGTTCACTCGCTGAGTCTCTAAGCATCCATGGCTGA
- the LOC133818618 gene encoding uncharacterized protein LOC133818618: MDKIMLFVVFNGRWNANNKYIDHEVKILMVEKDIKYEELVNKIYKELRLNERLISTNLIFDANMDTSKGMKIESDENLQVYLNLNKTVEELKKCPLIVEVEQRNQTISLPREASIPSALASNATSQSLTLTDPNTNTASTSKMKSASTQESNKFTEHGQEAQSPLHVLPNMEIEDIRLNYVFKNKTDLKHTLAKIAIKKHFQYRIQKSCSEAFWAKCIDENCGWYVRARSSKVSEYFRVIKYHKHHTCSLNHRNFENRQASAKVISSYFKEKFRDPGSTYRPRQIIRDMRDEHGVGVTYNKAWRTKTLAADDVQGSNEESYALLPSYLYMLQLANPGTITRVCKDEENRFKYMFIAFGASLDGWKQCRPVIVVDGTFLKTKCGGTLYAACVKDGNNQIFPLAFGIGDSENDNAWIWFFTRLKEAIGE, translated from the exons ATGGATAAGATAATGTTATTTGTAGTTTTTAACGGAAGATGGAATGCAAACAACAAATACATTGATCATGAAGTGAAAATATTGATGGTGGAAAAGGATATCAAGTATGAGGAATTGGTAAACAAGATATACAAAGAGCTCAgattgaatgaaagattgatttcaaCAAACTTGATTTTTGATGCAAATATGGATACAAGCAAAGGAATGAAGATAGAAAGTGATGAGAATTTACAAGTTTATCTAAACTTGAACAAGACTGTGGAAGAGTTGAAAAAATGTCCTCTCATCGTTGAAGTAGAACAGAGAAATCAAACCATTTCTTTGCCAAGAGAAGCTAGCATTCCATCTGCTTTAGCAAGCAATGCAACAAGTCAAAGTTTGACTCTCACAGACCCCAATACAAATACTGCAAGCACTAGCAAAATGAAGAGCGCCTCAACACAAGAATCCAACAAATTTACAGAACACGGGCAAGAAGCTCAATCACCTCTCCATGTGTTGCCGAATATGGAGATTGAAGACATAAGACTCAATTATGTTTTCAAGAATAAGACTGATCTAAAACAtacacttgcgaaaatagccatcaagaaacACTTTCAGTACAGAATTCAAAAATCATGTTCAGAAGCATTTTGGGCAAAATGCATAGATGAGAATTGTGGCTGGTATGTACGTGCAAGAAGCTCAAAAGTATCAGAATACTTTCGAGTTATCAAATACCATAAACACCACACATGCTCGTTAAATCAcagaaattttgaaaatagacaaGCAAGTGCAAAAGTCATCAGTAGTTACTTCAAAGAGAAGTTTCGTGACCCAGGATCAACCTATCGACCAAGGCAAATAATAAGAGACATGAGAGATGAACATGGGGTAGGTGTAACATACAATAAAGCTTGGAGAACAAAAACACTTGCAGCTGATGATGTTCAAGGGTCAAATGAGGAAAGTTATGCATTGTTGCCTTCATATTTGTATATGCTACAGTTGGCCAACCCAGGAACTATCACACGAGTATGTAAAGATGAAGAAAACAG GTTTAAATACATGTTTATTGCTTTTGGGGCTTCATTAGATGGATGGAAGCAATGCAGACCAGTTATAGTGGTAGATGGAACATTTTTAAAGACGAAATGTGGAGGTACACTGTATGCAGCTTGTGTTAAAGATGGAAACAATCAAATTTTTCCTCTCGCCTTTGGAATTGGGGATTCAGAAAATGACAATGCATGGATATGGTTCTTTACAAGACTAAAAGAAGCAATAGGAGAATGA
- the LOC133814838 gene encoding uncharacterized protein LOC133814838, whose translation MAELQKISPEMTTYLLEAKPEKWARPFFPTKRYNILTSNIAESINAAIVHARELPITSLIEAIREMLQRWFSTRKEAAINQFVEVTKWANDEMEIKLDVAFRMKVDAIDAMKSSVTYGDRVFVVDLEQHMCTCNEFQLEGIPCAHAIATIESKYLDKYKFCSNWYKNSVLKETYAGSINPLPDKDDWSVPDEIIGDSMKAPKFKSKDYKDAMLYIFVAFWTCG comes from the exons ATGGCTGAATTACAGAAAATTAGCCCTGAAATGACTACTTATCTTTTGGAAGCAAAACCAGAAAAATGGGCTCGGCCATTCTTTCCAACGAAGAGGTATAACATTCTTACAAGTAACATTGCCGAATCTATAAATGCAGCAATTGTGCATGCGAGAGAATTGCCTATAACGTCGTTAATAGAAGCTATAAGAGAGATGCTTCAAAGATGGTTTTCAACAAGAAAAGAAGCAGCAATTAACCAATTTGTTGAGGTGACAAAATGGGCAAAtgatgaaatggaaatcaaacttgatgTGGCATTTCGAATGAAG GTAGATGCAATTGATGCAATGAAATCTAGTGTCACATATGGTGATCGAGTGTTTGTTGTCGACTTGGAACAACATATGTGCACATGTAATGAATTTCAACTAGAGGGAATTCCATGTGCACATGCTATTGCAACAATTGAAAGCAAGTACTTGGACAAGTACAAATTTTGCTCAAATTGGTATAAAAATTCTGTTTTGAAAGAGACATATGCAGGATCAATTAATCCTCTTCCAGATAAAGATGATTGGAGTGTCCCAGATGAAATAATAGGAGATAGCATGAAAGCTCcaaaattcaaa TCTAAAGACTATAAAGATGCAATGTTATACATATTTGTTGCGTTCTGGACTTGTGGATAA